One region of Hymenobacter sediminicola genomic DNA includes:
- the hrpB gene encoding ATP-dependent helicase HrpB: MNFPDLPIVAALPGLLTALAAHERVVLQAPPGAGKTTVVPLALLDAAWRDGGKILMLEPRQLAARAAATRLAKLLGEPVGETVGYRVRLESKVSARTRIEVITEGILTRLIQDDPALEGVAAVIFDEFHERSLRADLGLALALDAQAVLRPELRILVMSATLEAERMGTWLQAPVVSSAGFLFPVETHYLSPRQAAAGGSRPAERLATLVPTAVREALRQHPDGDLLVFLPGLADLRRVAEKLESTLSNEVHLHLLHGELPLAEQDAALRPVPAGQRKIVLSTAISETSLTIEGVKVVIDGGFARVPRFQARTGFSTLETVPVSQAAADQRRGRAGRLGPGTCYRLWTTTEHDALPAYLPPEILTADLSSLALELALWGSAPQNLRWLDAPPAPALALANDLLRRLGAVMGDEVNGDGVNSESPGSPPQKPTPHGRALARLGLAPRLGHLVVRGHELGHGPAAAALAALLSERDVLRAADAHPTPPDLRLRFEAIAHGRAPLPGLLVQHHILHRVRDAARNLRQRAGIRENATSADADAAGLLTALAYPDRVAQRETADRVRLATGQRVALPAEHFGRDDQFLAVAYLDGPPHQLRAALAAPVSRPELEELFKEQIEATDEVRWDAATGRVLARRRRRLGALVLSDVALPQPDPALVAATLLEALRTEGIARLPWSEAGTALRERLAFLHQQFSDTWPDVSDETLLAELEDWLEPQLMGLKSLQEVSRLNWPELLLQRLPGGWNQRQELDRLAPSHLEVPSGSHVALDYSDAAAPVLAVKLQEVFGLLDTPRIAQGRVPLTLHLLSPGGRPAQVTRDLRSFWQHGYFEVRKDLRGRYPKHPWPDDPLSAIPTKLTKKRFEAGQS; encoded by the coding sequence ATGAACTTCCCCGACCTCCCGATAGTAGCCGCGCTGCCCGGCCTACTCACGGCGCTGGCTGCTCATGAGCGAGTAGTGCTGCAGGCTCCGCCTGGCGCCGGCAAAACCACCGTGGTACCGCTGGCGCTGCTGGATGCCGCGTGGCGGGACGGAGGCAAAATCCTGATGCTGGAGCCGCGGCAGCTGGCGGCCCGCGCCGCCGCTACTCGCTTGGCCAAGCTGCTGGGCGAGCCGGTGGGCGAAACCGTAGGCTACCGCGTGCGGCTAGAAAGCAAGGTATCGGCCCGCACCCGCATCGAAGTCATTACGGAAGGCATCCTGACGCGCCTCATTCAGGACGACCCGGCGCTGGAAGGCGTGGCGGCCGTTATTTTCGACGAGTTTCATGAGCGCAGCCTCCGCGCCGACCTGGGGTTGGCGCTGGCCCTCGATGCGCAGGCCGTGCTGCGGCCCGAACTGCGGATTCTGGTGATGAGTGCCACGCTGGAAGCCGAGCGGATGGGCACCTGGCTGCAGGCTCCGGTAGTGAGCAGCGCCGGGTTTCTGTTTCCAGTGGAGACGCACTATCTGAGCCCGCGCCAAGCAGCGGCCGGCGGCTCGCGTCCCGCCGAGCGGCTGGCTACGCTGGTGCCCACGGCCGTGCGCGAAGCCCTACGCCAGCACCCCGACGGCGACCTGCTGGTATTCCTGCCTGGTCTCGCCGACCTGCGCCGCGTGGCGGAAAAGTTGGAATCGACTTTATCCAATGAGGTGCACCTGCACTTGCTGCATGGCGAGCTGCCGCTGGCCGAGCAGGATGCCGCGTTGCGCCCCGTGCCGGCTGGGCAGCGCAAAATTGTGCTCAGCACCGCCATTTCCGAAACCAGCCTCACCATTGAGGGCGTGAAAGTGGTGATTGACGGTGGTTTTGCGCGGGTGCCGCGCTTTCAGGCCCGCACCGGCTTCAGCACCCTCGAAACTGTGCCCGTGAGCCAGGCTGCTGCCGATCAGCGCCGGGGCCGCGCCGGGCGCCTCGGCCCCGGCACCTGCTACCGCCTCTGGACTACCACTGAGCACGACGCGCTACCGGCCTACCTGCCGCCCGAAATTCTTACTGCCGACCTTAGCAGCCTGGCCCTGGAGCTGGCCCTCTGGGGTTCTGCCCCGCAAAACCTGCGCTGGCTCGATGCGCCGCCCGCTCCTGCCTTGGCCCTCGCCAACGACCTGCTACGCCGTCTGGGAGCGGTTATGGGTGATGAGGTAAATGGTGATGGAGTGAATAGTGAATCGCCCGGCTCACCTCCCCAAAAGCCTACGCCGCATGGTCGGGCGCTGGCGCGGCTGGGGCTGGCGCCGCGGCTCGGCCACTTGGTAGTGCGCGGGCATGAGCTGGGTCACGGTCCGGCCGCTGCCGCATTGGCGGCGCTGCTTTCGGAGCGCGACGTGCTGCGGGCTGCCGACGCCCACCCCACCCCACCCGACCTGCGTCTGCGCTTCGAGGCCATTGCGCACGGCCGGGCACCGCTACCAGGCCTGCTGGTGCAGCACCACATTCTGCACCGCGTCCGTGATGCCGCCCGCAACCTGCGCCAGCGCGCCGGAATCCGGGAAAATGCTACTTCTGCTGATGCCGATGCAGCCGGTCTGCTTACGGCCCTCGCCTATCCCGACCGGGTGGCGCAGCGCGAAACCGCTGACCGGGTGCGCCTGGCCACCGGCCAGCGCGTGGCCCTGCCCGCCGAGCATTTCGGCCGCGACGACCAATTTCTGGCCGTTGCCTACCTCGATGGGCCACCGCACCAGTTACGCGCCGCGCTGGCGGCCCCCGTGAGCCGGCCGGAACTGGAAGAATTATTTAAGGAGCAGATTGAAGCCACAGACGAAGTGCGCTGGGATGCCGCTACGGGCCGCGTGCTGGCCCGCCGCCGCCGCCGATTGGGCGCCTTGGTTCTTTCAGATGTAGCCTTGCCCCAACCCGATCCGGCCCTGGTAGCCGCAACGCTGCTAGAGGCGCTGCGCACCGAAGGCATTGCGCGGCTACCCTGGAGTGAGGCTGGCACCGCGCTACGGGAGCGGCTGGCGTTTCTGCATCAGCAGTTTTCGGATACCTGGCCCGATGTGTCGGACGAAACGTTGCTGGCGGAGCTGGAGGACTGGCTGGAACCGCAGCTCATGGGCCTGAAAAGTCTGCAGGAAGTGAGCCGGCTGAATTGGCCGGAGCTCCTACTGCAGCGGTTGCCCGGCGGCTGGAACCAGCGCCAGGAGCTGGACCGCCTCGCGCCCTCTCACCTCGAAGTTCCCAGCGGCTCCCATGTTGCGCTGGACTATTCTGATGCTGCTGCGCCTGTATTAGCTGTGAAGCTGCAGGAAGTGTTTGGCCTGCTCGATACGCCGCGTATTGCGCAAGGAAGAGTGCCGCTCACCCTACATCTGCTTTCGCCGGGCGGCCGGCCGGCCCAAGTCACGCGGGATTTGCGCAGCTTCTGGCAACACGGCTACTTTGAGGTGCGCAAAGACCTGCGCGGGCGCTACCCCAAACACCCCTGGCCCGACGACCCGCTCTCGGCTATTCCAACCAAGCTCACTAAGAAGCGTTTCGAAGCCGGCCAATCCTAG
- a CDS encoding rhodanese-like domain-containing protein, producing MLPELTPEQLHSRLQSGENIQLVDVRQPEEYAYCRIEGSELIPLGELARRADEVADDRPVVLICHHGVRSMQALAYLQHRHELTNLLNLRGGIHAWSLQVDPSVAVY from the coding sequence ATGCTGCCCGAACTCACGCCCGAACAACTGCATTCCCGCCTTCAGAGCGGCGAAAATATCCAGCTCGTGGACGTGCGGCAGCCGGAAGAATACGCTTACTGCCGCATCGAGGGTAGTGAGTTGATTCCGCTGGGCGAGCTGGCCCGCCGCGCCGACGAAGTAGCCGACGACCGGCCCGTAGTGCTCATTTGCCACCACGGCGTGCGCTCCATGCAGGCGCTGGCCTACCTGCAGCACCGCCACGAACTGACCAACCTGCTGAATCTGCGCGGCGGCATTCATGCCTGGAGCCTGCAGGTAGACCCCTCGGTGGCTGTTTATTGA
- the pnuC gene encoding nicotinamide riboside transporter PnuC, with translation MLHSFYEFWTAAVGNTPLEWVAVLTGFACVWLAARESLWNFPVAIFSCALYIVVYYGAGLYSDSLLQIMFILLSLYGWYEWLYGGRSKTELPVSRTRRWEWVACAVFIVTFTTGFGYYLEHHTDATLPHWDSFTTAGSLAAQFLLMRKRLENWWLWIVVDLLYVPILWYKQLYPTSGLYALYLGLAVYGYLEWRKSMKKEQAADSSAVAQHSPTV, from the coding sequence TTGCTGCATTCGTTCTACGAGTTCTGGACCGCCGCCGTCGGCAACACGCCGCTGGAATGGGTGGCTGTGCTGACCGGCTTTGCCTGCGTATGGCTGGCCGCCCGCGAGTCGTTGTGGAACTTCCCGGTGGCCATTTTCAGCTGCGCCCTCTACATCGTGGTGTACTATGGTGCCGGCTTGTATTCCGATTCGCTGCTGCAGATTATGTTCATTCTGTTGAGCCTGTATGGCTGGTATGAGTGGCTGTATGGCGGGCGCAGCAAAACCGAGCTGCCAGTGTCGCGCACGCGGCGCTGGGAATGGGTAGCCTGCGCGGTATTTATCGTCACGTTTACCACCGGTTTCGGTTACTACCTGGAGCACCACACCGATGCCACGCTGCCGCACTGGGACAGTTTCACGACGGCCGGTAGCCTGGCCGCGCAGTTTCTACTGATGCGCAAGCGGCTCGAAAACTGGTGGCTCTGGATTGTGGTGGACCTGCTGTACGTGCCGATTCTCTGGTACAAACAGCTGTACCCGACCAGTGGCCTGTATGCGCTGTATCTGGGGCTGGCCGTGTATGGCTACCTGGAGTGGCGGAAATCAATGAAGAAGGAGCAGGCGGCCGACTCTTCGGCGGTTGCGCAGCATAGTCCTACCGTCTAA
- a CDS encoding AAA family ATPase → MLRVALTGPESTGKTTLSRQLAAHYNTSWAPEYARAYLELHGPKYTLDDLETIARGQLRAEAEAEIQAIQMDRPVFFCDTDLLVIKIWSEHAFGHCPDWILEQIEQQHYDLVLLLNVDLPWAPDPLREHPHLRQQFFRLYQHTLQEQLSHFAEISGPPAQRLEQACYHVDELLIQAE, encoded by the coding sequence ATGCTGCGTGTTGCTCTCACTGGCCCCGAATCGACGGGCAAAACCACCCTTAGCCGCCAGCTGGCCGCGCACTACAACACCAGTTGGGCGCCCGAATACGCCCGCGCCTATTTGGAACTGCACGGCCCGAAATACACCCTTGACGACCTCGAAACCATAGCCCGTGGTCAGTTGCGGGCCGAAGCCGAAGCCGAAATACAAGCCATTCAGATGGACCGGCCAGTCTTTTTCTGCGACACAGATCTGCTGGTCATTAAAATCTGGTCGGAGCACGCGTTTGGCCATTGCCCTGACTGGATTCTGGAGCAGATTGAGCAGCAGCATTACGATTTGGTGTTGCTGCTGAACGTGGATCTGCCCTGGGCGCCGGACCCGTTGCGCGAGCATCCGCACCTGCGCCAGCAATTCTTCCGGCTGTATCAGCACACGCTGCAGGAGCAACTCTCGCACTTCGCCGAAATAAGCGGCCCACCGGCTCAACGCCTAGAGCAGGCCTGCTACCACGTGGATGAGCTGCTAATTCAGGCCGAATAA
- a CDS encoding aldose 1-epimerase family protein, whose product MTYTLENELCRVQVQAHGAELSSFVRKDLDNLEYIWEAAPAVWGRHAPVLFPIVGRLLNDTYTHQGQSYRLTQHGFARDQVFTLLRQTAAELVLELRATEAIRVPFPFEFSLLISYRLAGPQLTIGWEVHNAGTDELLFSIGAHPAFRCPLQDGETFEDYEFVFDHPVTAEQHLLEGGLLTGETEALLNEQTTLPLSYKLFERDALVLKHFDFTHVTLRSRRSGRSVRLRFDGFPYLGLWTKGEGARFVCIEPWHGITSSVGDTGELADKEGILALEPGQKFATSYSITVE is encoded by the coding sequence ATGACCTATACCCTCGAAAACGAGCTGTGCCGCGTGCAGGTGCAGGCCCACGGCGCCGAGCTGAGCAGCTTCGTCCGCAAAGACCTTGACAACCTGGAGTACATCTGGGAAGCTGCCCCCGCTGTGTGGGGCCGCCACGCGCCGGTACTTTTCCCGATAGTGGGCCGCCTGCTTAACGACACCTACACCCACCAGGGCCAGAGCTACCGCCTCACTCAGCACGGTTTCGCCCGCGACCAGGTATTCACGCTACTGCGCCAGACCGCCGCCGAGCTGGTGCTGGAATTGCGTGCCACCGAGGCTATCCGCGTCCCGTTTCCCTTCGAGTTCAGTCTGCTGATTTCGTACCGGCTGGCGGGGCCGCAACTCACTATTGGCTGGGAAGTGCACAACGCTGGCACCGACGAGCTACTGTTCAGTATCGGGGCGCATCCGGCGTTTCGTTGTCCGCTGCAGGATGGTGAGACATTTGAGGACTACGAATTTGTGTTCGACCACCCCGTAACAGCGGAGCAGCACCTGCTGGAAGGTGGCCTGCTCACCGGCGAAACCGAAGCGCTGCTCAATGAGCAAACCACACTGCCACTTAGCTACAAGCTTTTCGAGCGGGATGCGCTGGTGCTAAAGCACTTCGATTTCACGCACGTCACGCTGCGAAGCCGCCGGTCCGGCCGGTCAGTGCGCTTGCGCTTCGATGGGTTTCCCTACCTCGGGCTCTGGACCAAGGGCGAAGGTGCCCGATTCGTGTGCATCGAACCTTGGCATGGCATTACCAGCTCTGTTGGCGACACCGGGGAGCTGGCCGATAAGGAAGGTATTTTGGCGTTGGAGCCGGGCCAGAAGTTTGCAACGTCCTATAGCATCACGGTAGAGTAG